From Methanophagales archaeon, one genomic window encodes:
- a CDS encoding sodium-translocating pyrophosphatase produces MDILWLAPLAGLIGLVFAAIFAIYTLRQESGSEKMDAISNAIQEGASAYLNRQYRTIAVVAIIIAIILFVALSHAFPHGASDSGRVAIAFLAGAACSAAAGYIGMFVSTRGNVRVAKAAESGLRKALTIAFRGGAVTGLSVVGLALLGTAALYIIYGANPEAVDLIVGYGFGASLISLFARIGGGIYTKAADVGADLVGKVEAGIPEDDPRNAGVIADNVGDNVGDCAGMGADLFETYVVTAIAAMLIGGLITKRGMVKAIFPNIASNFALIEYPLVLGAVAIFASIIAIFAVRMDKSERIMPALYRGVATAAVLSMAMFYPVTAVLIGTDAHAIAIYLSAVIGIITMALMVIVTEYFTQIHAPVRAIVEASKTGAGTNLITGLAMGMLSTGLPVIIISGSILAAYFIPLFLTGNNLAGLYGIAITAVAMLSTTGIIIALDSYGPITDNAGGIAEMADLPSQVRERTDKLDAVGNTTKAVTKGYAIASAAIAALALFSDYLHKVDLPAASFSLFNPLVLVGLLLGGLLPFIFSAVMMRAVGRGAFKIVEEVRRQFREIPGIMEGKAKPEYGKCVEIVTTAALKEMIVPGMIAVVVPIAVGLFSPIALGGLLIGVIVSGLVLALMMANGGAAWDNAKKMIEDGYLGGKGSDAHKAAVIGDTVGDPFKDTAGPAINPLIKAINMVAILFSTLFVAFSLMPMSP; encoded by the coding sequence ATGGACATACTCTGGTTAGCGCCATTGGCAGGACTGATAGGTCTTGTATTCGCAGCGATATTTGCTATTTATACACTCAGGCAAGAATCGGGCAGTGAAAAGATGGATGCTATTTCTAATGCTATCCAGGAAGGCGCTTCAGCGTATCTCAACAGGCAGTATAGGACCATTGCAGTTGTTGCAATTATAATCGCAATCATTTTGTTCGTCGCTTTATCGCACGCATTTCCTCATGGAGCTTCCGATTCCGGGCGTGTGGCAATCGCTTTCCTGGCTGGCGCTGCTTGTTCTGCTGCTGCTGGTTATATTGGTATGTTTGTATCAACACGCGGTAACGTTCGTGTTGCCAAAGCTGCGGAATCCGGGTTGCGGAAGGCGCTTACAATCGCATTTAGGGGCGGTGCCGTGACGGGTCTGTCGGTTGTTGGACTCGCTTTACTCGGGACTGCTGCTCTCTACATCATCTATGGTGCGAATCCAGAAGCAGTGGATCTCATTGTAGGCTATGGATTTGGAGCATCACTGATCTCTTTATTTGCACGGATAGGTGGTGGGATATATACAAAAGCAGCGGATGTGGGCGCTGATCTGGTAGGGAAGGTAGAAGCAGGGATACCGGAGGACGACCCGCGAAATGCTGGCGTCATTGCCGATAACGTAGGTGACAACGTGGGGGACTGTGCGGGTATGGGTGCCGATCTGTTTGAGACTTATGTGGTAACTGCAATTGCAGCAATGCTGATTGGGGGTTTGATAACGAAACGAGGCATGGTAAAAGCTATCTTCCCAAACATCGCTTCTAATTTCGCTCTGATCGAATATCCTCTGGTCCTTGGCGCTGTTGCCATCTTCGCTTCTATTATCGCAATATTTGCAGTGCGAATGGATAAGAGTGAGCGGATCATGCCCGCATTGTACAGAGGCGTTGCTACTGCTGCAGTACTCAGTATGGCTATGTTCTATCCCGTAACCGCGGTACTGATCGGCACTGATGCACATGCAATTGCGATATACCTGTCCGCGGTGATCGGGATAATAACAATGGCGCTCATGGTCATTGTGACCGAATATTTCACACAAATACATGCACCTGTACGAGCGATCGTGGAAGCGAGCAAGACCGGTGCGGGAACAAACCTGATTACCGGGCTGGCTATGGGGATGCTCTCTACTGGCTTACCGGTTATAATCATCAGTGGTAGCATACTGGCTGCTTATTTCATACCTCTATTCCTCACTGGCAATAACCTCGCCGGATTGTATGGAATCGCGATAACCGCGGTGGCTATGTTATCTACCACAGGAATCATTATTGCTCTGGATTCCTATGGACCCATAACAGACAATGCAGGTGGTATAGCGGAGATGGCTGATTTGCCCTCCCAGGTCAGAGAGCGAACTGATAAGCTCGATGCTGTCGGTAATACCACGAAAGCTGTGACAAAAGGTTACGCAATCGCTTCGGCAGCAATTGCCGCGCTCGCTCTATTCTCCGATTATCTGCATAAGGTGGACCTGCCAGCAGCGAGTTTCAGCCTCTTCAATCCTCTTGTGCTTGTCGGTTTACTGCTTGGTGGGCTTCTTCCCTTCATCTTCAGTGCGGTTATGATGCGGGCAGTGGGCAGGGGGGCATTCAAGATAGTGGAGGAGGTAAGACGGCAGTTCAGGGAGATACCGGGCATCATGGAGGGAAAAGCGAAACCAGAGTATGGTAAGTGCGTTGAGATAGTGACTACAGCTGCGCTGAAGGAGATGATAGTACCCGGAATGATCGCGGTTGTGGTACCAATAGCTGTTGGGTTATTCAGTCCGATTGCGCTTGGAGGGCTCTTAATAGGCGTTATTGTCTCGGGACTGGTACTGGCTTTGATGATGGCAAATGGTGGTGCGGCATGGGACAATGCGAAGAAGATGATAGAAGATGGCTATCTGGGTGGAAAGGGCAGCGATGCACACAAAGCGGCAGTAATTGGCGATACCGTTGGTGATCCATTTAAGGATACCGCGGGACCTGCAATCAACCCACTCATCAAAGCAATAAATATGGTTGCGATTCTATTCTCTACGCTCTTCGTAGCTTTTAGTCTCATGCCCATGTCACCATAG
- a CDS encoding CBS domain-containing protein codes for MELSKEKRVRDVMTRGVITVSFDTPVSKIAKLLVRECISGIAVTALNGEVVGVISEIDIIKVFDKDWDRLTAEDIMSTVVRTIDPETTLRKAAEIMCDLNIHRLLILSLKPAPGVPIGILTASDILRASVQ; via the coding sequence ATGGAGTTATCAAAAGAGAAGAGAGTAAGGGATGTGATGACGAGAGGTGTCATTACGGTATCGTTTGACACACCGGTAAGCAAAATTGCAAAACTCCTGGTACGGGAGTGTATATCAGGTATCGCGGTAACTGCACTAAACGGCGAGGTAGTGGGTGTTATATCAGAGATAGATATCATCAAAGTTTTTGACAAAGATTGGGACAGATTAACGGCAGAAGATATTATGTCCACCGTTGTGAGGACAATAGACCCGGAAACGACGTTAAGAAAAGCCGCAGAGATTATGTGCGATTTGAACATCCACCGGTTATTGATTCTTTCACTAAAGCCCGCTCCTGGCGTTCCCATAGGGATATTAACGGCAAGTGACATACTAAGAGCGAGCGTCCAGTAA
- a CDS encoding DUF58 domain-containing protein, with the protein MDTDTMPRVKEVIKRVRKLEIKTRGLVEGLVSGEYHSVFKGRGIEFSEVREYVPGDDVGAIDWNVTARFNAPFVKEFIEERDLTLFIVFDVSSSNEFGFKRSKKEVGYDIAASLMFAALRNNDRVGLCLFTSEVELFIPPGKGKKHTLKLLRELIYYEPKNKTTDIRTALSYLNNVIKKRSIVFIISDFLAPDFERPLNQLKNRHDVILVSITDMRETQIPDIGYAFFEDQETGEQMLVDTSDPEFRERYAALVKAKRDAFFARMKRIGVDIIQINTSEPFYIPLQRFFKMRERRVMR; encoded by the coding sequence TTGGACACTGATACCATGCCACGTGTAAAAGAAGTGATAAAACGTGTTAGAAAGTTAGAAATAAAGACAAGGGGACTGGTTGAGGGGCTCGTATCAGGCGAATATCACTCAGTTTTCAAAGGGCGTGGCATAGAATTCTCCGAAGTCCGCGAATATGTACCAGGAGACGATGTAGGTGCTATTGACTGGAATGTTACAGCGAGGTTCAACGCACCTTTCGTCAAGGAGTTCATTGAAGAGCGAGACCTGACATTGTTCATCGTTTTTGACGTCTCTTCAAGTAACGAATTTGGATTTAAACGCAGCAAAAAAGAAGTCGGCTACGATATCGCTGCTTCTTTGATGTTCGCCGCACTTCGAAACAACGACCGTGTAGGTCTGTGTTTATTCACAAGTGAAGTGGAGCTCTTCATCCCGCCGGGTAAGGGTAAGAAGCATACACTTAAGCTACTGCGAGAACTCATTTATTATGAGCCGAAGAACAAAACCACTGACATTCGAACCGCACTATCTTACCTGAATAACGTTATCAAAAAGCGCAGTATCGTCTTTATCATCTCTGATTTCTTAGCGCCAGATTTTGAGCGCCCGCTTAATCAGCTCAAGAACAGGCACGATGTGATCCTTGTGAGCATTACCGATATGCGAGAAACCCAAATCCCGGATATAGGCTATGCCTTTTTTGAAGACCAGGAAACCGGTGAACAAATGCTCGTCGATACGTCTGACCCGGAATTCAGGGAAAGATATGCCGCACTGGTAAAAGCTAAACGAGATGCCTTTTTTGCAAGGATGAAGCGAATAGGGGTGGATATAATCCAGATAAATACGAGTGAGCCGTTTTACATACCGCTACAACGTTTCTTCAAGATGCGAGAAAGAAGAGTAATGAGGTGA
- a CDS encoding MoxR family ATPase, translating into MNGRGTVQGKVKMDKEIEHLNLQAQEYSKRLKEVLNEIRRVIVGQESVLEKLLLCLVANGHVLLEGVPGLAKTLMVKTLSETLSASFRRIQFTPDLLPADIIGTKIYDHRTASFTTQKGPIFANFVLADEINRAPPKVQSALLEAMQERQVSIQGETFKLDAPFMVLATQNPIETEGTYKLPEAQVDRFTFKLLIDYPKREEEKVIIQRNTRGIELTPEKVLSAADVTEIQSFNQRIYADEKIEDYVTKLVDATRHPGNYELGEKFDGMIEYGASPRASLWLILSGKAHALLNGRGYVIPEDIKAVAHDVLRHRILLTYEADAEGITSDHIIDAIVVNIEAP; encoded by the coding sequence ATGAATGGACGTGGAACTGTTCAGGGTAAGGTAAAAATGGACAAAGAGATAGAGCATTTAAATTTACAAGCACAGGAATACTCAAAGCGCTTAAAAGAGGTTCTGAACGAAATCAGACGAGTTATTGTTGGTCAGGAATCCGTATTGGAGAAATTGCTGCTCTGTCTCGTTGCCAATGGTCATGTTCTCCTTGAAGGTGTCCCTGGGCTGGCAAAGACATTGATGGTGAAGACGTTATCAGAGACTCTTTCCGCGAGTTTCCGCAGAATTCAGTTTACGCCCGACCTGCTGCCCGCGGACATCATCGGGACAAAGATATACGACCACCGCACGGCGAGTTTTACCACGCAGAAAGGACCCATATTCGCTAATTTCGTACTCGCAGATGAGATAAACAGAGCACCACCAAAGGTTCAATCCGCGCTATTAGAAGCCATGCAGGAGAGGCAGGTGAGCATACAGGGAGAAACATTCAAGTTAGATGCACCTTTCATGGTTCTGGCAACGCAAAATCCGATAGAAACCGAGGGCACATACAAACTGCCTGAAGCTCAGGTCGACAGGTTCACTTTTAAACTCCTGATAGATTATCCAAAGCGGGAAGAGGAGAAGGTCATAATACAGCGTAATACACGTGGAATTGAGCTTACACCGGAAAAGGTCTTATCTGCAGCAGATGTGACGGAGATACAGAGCTTCAATCAGCGGATTTATGCAGATGAGAAGATAGAGGATTATGTTACTAAACTCGTTGATGCTACGCGACATCCGGGAAATTATGAGTTAGGAGAAAAGTTTGATGGCATGATAGAGTATGGGGCTTCGCCAAGAGCTTCACTATGGCTAATTCTTAGTGGAAAAGCGCATGCACTACTAAATGGACGTGGCTATGTCATTCCAGAGGATATAAAAGCGGTAGCGCATGACGTCCTCAGGCATCGAATATTATTGACTTACGAAGCCGATGCTGAGGGGATTACTTCTGACCATATTATTGATGCAATTGTTGTGAATATCGAGGCGCCGTAG
- a CDS encoding DUF2791 family P-loop domain-containing protein, giving the protein MKEDSPFTPGSPVPVELFVGRVEQIKEILKYIKQSASGRQENVFLEGERGIGKSSLAAFLRYLANKESFLAVYVSLGGVTELGELVRRIFEQILKEANAEKSLRGMLRNFPEAIKGVMDKLKEEKSGIFIALDDINGLSTNPDFANWYKSFVDSVAIRYPSNFPAFIMSIGLPEIRDSLSRLQPSLMRIFRVVSVEKLSDAEVKEFFEKAFKKVNMEIEPEALEDMVKFSSGLPILMHEIGDAVFWNDEDGKISEDDAITGIFDAADRIGKKYLNPKVYRAIRSPRYRSILRKIGEEPMPISYFKKKEIESKLNAGERKVFNNFLRKMRELGIIVPDIEGGRGAYKFVNELNQVYIWLENQRSLKSNF; this is encoded by the coding sequence ATGAAAGAAGATAGCCCATTCACACCCGGTAGTCCTGTGCCAGTCGAACTCTTCGTCGGTAGAGTTGAGCAAATCAAAGAGATTTTAAAATATATCAAGCAAAGTGCATCTGGGAGACAGGAGAACGTCTTTTTAGAAGGCGAAAGGGGTATAGGTAAAAGCTCGTTAGCGGCGTTCTTGCGTTATTTGGCTAATAAAGAAAGTTTCCTTGCCGTTTATGTGTCATTGGGAGGAGTGACAGAACTGGGAGAACTGGTTCGCCGCATATTTGAGCAAATACTAAAAGAAGCGAATGCAGAAAAGAGCCTGAGGGGCATGCTCAGGAACTTCCCGGAGGCTATTAAAGGTGTAATGGATAAGCTAAAAGAGGAAAAGAGTGGGATTTTTATTGCTTTGGACGATATTAATGGATTGTCCACTAATCCAGATTTTGCAAATTGGTATAAAAGTTTCGTTGATAGCGTAGCCATTCGTTATCCATCAAATTTCCCGGCTTTTATTATGTCAATAGGACTTCCAGAGATAAGGGACTCCTTGAGTAGGCTCCAACCTTCTCTCATGAGAATCTTCAGAGTGGTGAGTGTTGAGAAACTCTCTGACGCGGAGGTGAAGGAGTTTTTTGAGAAGGCATTCAAAAAAGTCAATATGGAAATTGAGCCGGAAGCGCTGGAAGATATGGTTAAATTTTCGAGTGGCTTACCCATTTTAATGCATGAAATAGGCGATGCAGTTTTTTGGAATGACGAAGATGGGAAAATAAGTGAGGATGACGCCATCACCGGGATTTTTGATGCCGCTGATAGAATTGGAAAGAAATACCTCAACCCGAAGGTTTACAGGGCAATCCGTAGCCCGCGATATAGGTCAATTTTGAGGAAGATAGGGGAAGAACCTATGCCTATCAGTTATTTTAAAAAGAAAGAGATAGAAAGCAAACTAAATGCGGGTGAAAGAAAAGTATTTAACAACTTTTTAAGAAAGATGAGAGAGTTAGGTATCATTGTGCCTGATATAGAAGGAGGTAGAGGGGCTTATAAATTTGTAAATGAGTTAAATCAGGTCTATATCTGGCTGGAAAATCAGCGTTCATTAAAGAGCAATTTTTAG
- a CDS encoding flavin reductase family protein: MEPGVNAYPKLLVRPVVIITTVSDNGIPNAAPFSFNSPISFDPPLYGFSCNPAHDTWRNIQANGEFVVNIVNKDFGELMHILETDYPYEDNELKHAGLTEERAKKVRPPRIKEAIAWMECKFEDSFELGDHIWIVGRVQLVEVKDAYWGEGGVMDVDRANPLSHIAGEFFAVDIKGAKYKRASAK; encoded by the coding sequence ATGGAACCGGGAGTGAATGCGTATCCGAAATTACTCGTTCGACCTGTGGTGATTATTACCACAGTATCGGATAACGGGATACCAAATGCAGCACCTTTCAGCTTTAACTCGCCCATAAGCTTTGACCCGCCTCTGTATGGCTTCTCCTGCAATCCTGCACACGACACATGGAGGAATATCCAGGCTAACGGTGAGTTCGTAGTGAATATAGTGAATAAGGACTTTGGTGAGCTCATGCACATCCTCGAAACCGATTATCCGTACGAGGATAACGAGCTGAAGCATGCAGGGCTGACAGAAGAGCGAGCAAAGAAGGTGAGACCACCGCGAATAAAAGAGGCAATAGCGTGGATGGAGTGCAAATTTGAAGATAGTTTCGAGCTGGGCGACCATATCTGGATTGTTGGAAGGGTACAGTTAGTGGAAGTGAAAGATGCCTACTGGGGCGAAGGAGGTGTGATGGACGTGGACAGAGCGAATCCATTATCTCATATAGCCGGCGAGTTCTTCGCAGTTGATATAAAAGGCGCGAAGTATAAGAGAGCGAGCGCGAAGTGA
- a CDS encoding MoaD/ThiS family protein, whose translation MKDRVKVKIVAGSEERTVNVEVPQSEVETEAETETKSDTYEALLARLGINPVEVLVLSNGRPVPEDEKVASEAEIEIIRIVSGG comes from the coding sequence GTGAAGGACAGGGTAAAAGTAAAGATAGTGGCAGGGTCAGAGGAGCGAACTGTAAATGTGGAAGTCCCACAGTCAGAGGTTGAGACTGAAGCTGAAACTGAAACTAAATCTGATACTTATGAGGCGCTACTTGCAAGATTGGGTATAAATCCCGTGGAAGTACTCGTACTATCCAATGGTAGACCGGTCCCTGAGGATGAAAAGGTCGCCAGTGAAGCTGAAATTGAGATTATCAGAATCGTATCTGGCGGTTGA